The DNA region ACCAGGAGCCCGTCTACAGCGTGGCCTTCAGCCCCGACGGCAGGCACCTCGCCAGCGGCTCCTTCGACAAGTGCGTCCACATCTGGAACACGCAGGTTGGTTCTTCCCGCCAGACTAAACGCGCACGTCACGAGCGGCAGATTCTAACCCGACATGCGTCGCGCGCCCCCTCAGACGGGCGCTTTAGTCCACAGCTACAGGGGGACGGGCGGGATCTTCGAGGTGTGTTGGAACGCGACAGGGGACAAAGTAGGAGCCAGTGCATCGGACGGATCGGTGAGTGGCGCCGCGGGCCGGTTCGGGCTGGGACGGCGTGAGCGGCTCCTTCAAaccctcttctctcttttccagGTTTGTGTTTTAGACCTGAGGAAATGACACTAGTGTGTTGGGGAGCCATGGACCGATTCTGAATGTGTACATAGCCAAAATGACTGACTGCCCCTGCCTGTCCACCACACTGCTGTAGCGCCCCCCAGTGGCCGTGGCCCGCCGTCACAGCCCCTCCCCATAGGTACACGCAAGGACCACACTTTTTGCCACACGTAGGAGGAAACCTGTCATTGTCGTCACACAGTACAGATGTGTTTGGACCCGTCTCGTACAAATCAGAACCGCTGGATCCTTCGACTTCTCTTTTTATCTTTGTACCCGAGATGGAAACAGTTTGGTTCTGCCGGCGTGTGCATATTGTTGGCATTTATTGTCCTGTGgacattgtttgtttttgaatttgGAACTTTTGGGATTTTATATATTTCCAggcaggaagtggggggggggggaccagcaGACTGGGATATTTCTTCACTTACTCTCTGGCGCCCTCTAATGGTAAGGAAATGCAGTGACGTAGTCTAGAAGACAAAGAAGTTCATGACAGATTTTGACGTTTTTCTTAATTAGACCTAAGACGAAGTTTCTCGGCGGGTGACCTTTTATCCCCAGAAATGGCTTTTCAGGTGTGCACACTTCCAGATTCACCACATATCCTCAATGCTAAAAGCTAATCTGAACGGAGGATTAACCAGTCTAGGACACGACTGGAGAAGCTCGTCTGTGGGTCTTAGCGCAACTTCTGGGGTGTGACAAGGCCAGTGTTGCTTCATTTCTGCAAACAGCCAGGAAGCAGAACTATCGGTTCCTTAAATTAACGGCTCCAGCGCTGAATTATAATCCCAACGCATCTCTGGGCGCCCCGGTCCCGGCCGCTCCGACACCCTCGTTAACACGCTCGCATCGCATCGGCTAATTAACAACCCCGGAGGTCACATCGGCTACCAGTCCGGTGCGTGtgctgctctctctcacacacacacacacacacacacacacacacacacacacacacacaccagtggcgTCCTGATTTCCACGAACCCACGCCCACCCACTCTGGGGAGTGAGCGCCCAAGCCTGTCTGcaccagtaggtggcgctgttTGCAGAGGTTAAAGCGCCTGACCTGGTTTAACGCAGCGTCTGCACCCAAATATACGTATAGCTCTATATAAGATCTGTTGTGTACGCGGGGGGGGGATCTCCTCGTTGCTATTTGAAGATTCGTGGAACAGCTAATGTACATTAACGGGGGTCATGATGATAAACGGTCTTTGCTTTATAAAATACCATTAAACGGTCATAGGTTACATGAAAAACAGTCCttcaaaaggtgtttttttcctgcacttTAGTCTAAAACGCTGACGCGAGGACGCGCGGTTTAAAATGTTACAGAATGAATCAATCGGTTGGGGTGGGAACGCGATCCGTCTGATCCGGAGCGAACTTCACGGCATTCCAGGTCTCATTTTTGATAATAAGAACTTGCTGCGGGACATTTCAGAGGCTTTGTTTGGAGGCGTTTTTGTACCGGAACCAAGGAGTCTTTTGGATTTTGCTTTAATGGGTTTGAAAACGCGGATGTCTATGACAGTGGAATGGTATTttataatgttttgtttttagacGACGAGCTTTTTACACTGCATTTAAgcctgtttgctttttttttctctctctgttccaatcaaaagtACTAATGTCGATTCTATCTTTGCTATGTTGGAGAGCCCTCGAAGGTTTTGTACTTCTCCGAACTTTTGTAACTGATTTTATTTGTAGTTGCGTACAGGAAATGAACAAgaactataaaaaaaacaaaaaacacaaacaacctgGATTTAATCGTTGTATTATAacagaaaatgtaaatacagtTTGCagattttgtttccttttgtgttGTCTTTGCCCTCACTTCCCTCGCTCACGCGGTTGCAGCCTTGTAATCTGACTGTTGTGACATCACTCAGATTTCAAGGTCTAGAATAAAATCTATTTTGATAATATCGGCATGTTTATTTCCCAgcgaggcagcggcggcgccggcGCTCGGGGCGGTACCGGGGGCGGCCACCAGGCGGCGCCTGTCGCCCGCAGCGCCCTTGTTGTCACTGTTGGCAGATTTTACACCACTGATAAAACGGGAGGAACCGTGTCAGCGGTGGCGTTCACGTGCACCCACGAGCGCGGAGTTAAAGATTGTGCTCAACCTTTGTGCTCAACCATGTGTGCAAAGGTCAACGTGGGAGAGTGTGGTCTTCAGAATAGTCAGCGAATTCTCTTATGTCCTGGCATCGCGGCGGCTCTCGGCGCCGCTCGGATGGCGTGAAGTGGGGTATTGTGCCGCCGCGGCTCCGACTACAAAGGAAACACGTTCCGAGATTGACATTGTGTGACTCTCGAAGCAGAAGAGGAAAGCGGAAGTTGTGTCTCTGCTCGTTGTGAGTTGCGTCACAGTCAGCAgacttcctccctcttcctgtaTCGCACCTCCACCAGCCacagacacccccccctcccctccctcacagGGGTAgaagaggagggcaggagcAAAGAGAGGCAGCCGCCGCCAGCCGCGCACGGACGCCGGAACGCCCGGGCGAGGAGGATCGGAGATCAACCTGTTGCTGCCGGTGAGTTTCGGCGTTCTTGGGTTTCACATCTATTTATACAAGCGGCGACTCTGGGAGCACGCCGGCGGGGACGTGCTCGCCGGGTTTAGACACGGCTGAGGCGCTGGCATTAGTgcgctcgggggggggggggggtggtccgCGCCCAGaggggttgtgggggggggttctggttaAAGTTCTGTCCGGTCTCCTGAACCTCAGGTTTTGCTTTGTGGTTCTAGCACCCGCTTGAGTGGAGGCAGCGGAGTCGGTAGTTACCAGGGAAACGGGGCCGCTCTGGGCCGGTGACCCCATCCGATGCTCCCGGGCCTCgggccccccccgccccccgggCGGAAGTGGACTATTTTCTTGGCTCATTAGCGCTGAGCTATTTTGTTGGCGTCCTTTGTGTGCGGGCGTTTTCCACGGCCCTCAGCGGTTTCAGCCTGGACCTTAAACCCGTCCATTATGGGCCGGCACGCCGCGCCGCATTTGCTGCGTCGGCTGTTGCATTCAGCCGCCCCCTCGCTCTCGCCGGCCTTTGCAGCTAATGACGACAGGCGGGTCCGGGGACACCGCCGCACTGCGGGTCGTGGCCTTTTATTCGGGCGGCCTCGGGCGACGCGTGAGTGAGCGGACGAGTGGTTTCTTCTCCTTGCTCACCTAAAAGAACGGCGGTTAATTTTtagcaacaggaagtgctcgcAGACAGTTTTTGGGAAATGGCGTGGGTTTACCGTTTCAGCGTTTCCTCTTTCTGTAAAAAAGGAAGTGGACGTCTCACCTGCTCTTCCATGATTTGATGccgtttgtcccccccccccgcagcggCGCTCCGGGACGGGTCCCCTGCTGATGGACGATGCCCCTCAGTGACCTTCAGCCCTGCCAATCCTAGCATGGGAaatctgccccctgctggtctgaGGCACCGGAACGAcgccccccacctcccccgacGTCACATCTGCTCCGCCGCCCTCGCCGCCCGATCACAGGTCCAGCGATGGTTCTGATGTTCCGCCGGATCCGTAAATACCAGTGCATGCAGCTGATGACCACCTGCCTGGTGGTGTCGGTCATGATGGTCTGCTGGGAGCAGCTGGATGACGGCGTGGTCAGCCGCGTCAAGTCCTACTCCTACCGCTACCTGGTCAACAGCTTCGCCGACGTCAACAGGAGCCTCACCGTCGCCCGCGAGGACGCCCGGGTCTTCAGCGGCTTCAGCTACCTGCTGGACCACCCGGACAAATGCGCGGACCAGGacgtcctgctcctcctctttgtcaAATCCTCCCCAGAGAACGCCGAGAGGAGGAGCGCCATCAGGTCCACCTGGGGGAACCAGAGCTACCTCCGGAGCGCGCTGGGAGCCACCGTCAAGGTGCTGTTCGCCTTGGGAGCGCCTCAACCTGAGGAGGCGCCGTCCTGGACCAGGAGGAGCCGGGCGGGCCTGCAGGAGCGGCTGGTCCGGGAGGACTTCCTGCACGGGGACCTGATCCAGCAGGACTTCCTGGACTCCTTCCACAACCTGACCCTGAAGCTCCTCCTGCAGTTCCACTGGACGCACCACCGCTGCGCCCACGCCCGCTTCCTGATGACGGCGGACGATGACATCTTCATCCACACGCCCAACCTGGTGCGCTACCTGCGGCACGCCAGCGGCGAGGGCGCCGCGGACCTGTGGGTCGGGAAGGTCCACAGAGCGGCGCCGCCCAACCGCAGCAAGCAAAGCAAGTACTACGTCTCCGAGGCCATGTACCCGTGGTCGACCTACCCGGACTACACGGCCGGGGCCGGATACGTGGTCTCGGGGGACGTGGCGGACCGCATCTACCACGCCAGCCTCACCCTGAACGCCTCGCTGTACATAGACGACGTGTTCATGGGCATCTGCGCCAACGCCGTGGGCGTGTCCCCGCAGGAGCATCCCTTCTTCTCCGGCGAGGGCAAAGCGCCGTCCCACCCCTGCATCTACGAGCGCATGGTGACCTCGCACGGCCACGTGGGGGACATCGGCGCCCTGTGGGCGGCGGCCACCCACCCGGGGGTGAAGGCGAGGACGTCGGGGCTCTGGGGGAGGCTGTACTGCGCCGCCGTGAAGGTGTCGCTGCTCTGTGTGCCGTACAACTACAACGCCTACCCCTGCAAGGCCGCCTTCCTGTAGGGGCGCCGCCGGCCCCAGCGGGTCATCGAGGTCAACCACGTTTGGCCTCGTTAGCTTGTTGTTGTCGTCTCActtctttaagaaaaaaaaaaaaatgtagaggATTTGATGCacagaaatgtatttttaatgtgaAGAAAAGCCTTAAGAggtgtaacccccccccacccaccgaGGGGCGTGTTTGCAGCAGGTCTCGGCGTCGCTGACGTGAGCCAACGTTGGTCAGTGACGAGTCCTTAACTTATTGGCGTGTGTGAGGTGGGAGACGCGTGTTcacgtgtgtgttcacgtgtgTGTTCACTTCTGTCACGTCGATCAAATAAAGTGGCTGAAAGCTGTTTCCTGTTCCGTGGATGTCGGATCGCCCCCCCAAAGTTCTGCAGAACGGACCCGGCCTCCGCTGAAAAGCACGTTGTGCTCATCTGCCGTTGCCATGACGACGGCGCCCTCCCCATCGCCTCGGCGGCGTGTTTGTCGATTAGATCAGAACTCTCGTTTTCACTCCTTTTGTTGCCGTTTTCTTCTCAGGGGTCGCGATCTTCACTCCTCGCCGCCGACCTTTCGGGGGACGCGCCCGCCCGTGTTTATTTACGGCTCCTGAGACGGGACGTGGCCTGGATTAGCTGTCCCACGGACAGCTGCTGCGTCTCCGGGGCGACGCAGTGAGGTCGACTGCACACCGAAGGGTGGAGAAGAGCACGAAAACACCTAGGAAAGGAAGGTTTACGATCAGGGCGCCGCAGTTACTGATCACTTCAGGAAGTGGGTTGTGTGCCAAGGGCGGCTTTAGTCTTATGATTAAAGTTTTTGATGACTTTGCATTTCAGAACTCTTGATGCGGCGCTACTGTAACGCTCGGCCCCATTTGTGCTGGAAACGGACAAAAAGGGCACGAAAATGTTTAAACATGGATGTATAAATCTTTCATTTTGAGGATAAAAATTGAATTCCAGAGCCATTTTGTTTGAATCTTAACGTCTGAAAACGTAAGAGGAAGAACCTATTTTGGAGGGGTGCAGTTCTGCAACTTCATCCTCACCGAGTTtgcatttcctcctgcaggctTTGTTAAAAGCTTTCAATAGATGAAAGCCGCGCCTCTCTCGTTGCGGTCTGACGCGCTTCCACCCTGGCAGCACGCGACAGTTGGGGATTCGAACTTCTAAATGGGGCAAAATGCTCTCATTTCCTCCCACCGTCGACCGCAGTAACAGTCATCGCTGCGAAACACGCACGTCGACACAGAAAAGGGGACAGGTCGCGGCCTTCGTGTGGGCCACGGGGCCGGATGAGCCTTGCGGGTTCCACCGCCCCCGTTCAGAGGGCAAACGCGGAGGAGGTGGGCAACAGTTTCGGCCTCACTCGAGGCATCAAATGAGATATCAAAGTGCAATTCGTCGAATGTAGGCCACAGGTTGGTCGAGCTGCCGAGGAGGAAGAAGCGCTGCGGTTAGTTTCTAGCACCTTGCAAATGTTCCGAGGACCGCAGGCTGAACAGTAATGTCACCTCCCTGAAGAGTAAATCAAAGTGTTTTTGGCTTCATTTTCTTGTGATCGTCGTTTCTCTTAACCGGTTTCCACGCGGCGAGGTCTGACGGGTGACGTCTGAAGCAGCGGATGTTCAAACGGGCCAATcggagctctgctgcccccttgtggcgcCGGCGCGGCATTACAGTTAAATGTCTGACTCCACTAAACGAGTTGTAGAATGTTTAAATTTATCAGACGGTGAACGCGCTTTATAGATGTATTATGTCTCGTGCTAATTAACCTCGACATGCGCTCGTGAATCAGACGATTTATCTGCAtttcccgcccccccccccatgaagaACCTTCGACTGGGCTCTCCACACCTGGCTCTCCAGCAGGGGCCCCTCTCCCGGGGAAAAAGCGGTTGCACAGCCTCCTTACAGCGATTTCAATTTTATTAAGACATTCATACAACCTGGGGAGGAGTAAatctggtggaaaaaaaaagaaaactcaacTCAAAGGGGTAAATATCAATAAACTCTGAGGGTAAAACCACATCTtggcggaagatggccgcccggCGAGGAATTTGAGAGCCagtgggattttaaaaaaaaaaaaaaagaaatatggtacaattaaattaaaagtcACAAAATATAACAAAAAGCAAGTGAATCTACAAGTTTAACATGACTAGTAAGCAGGCCCACAATACACCGTACATATGTTAGCATAACATAATTTGCAGACTTTATACAGCATTTATACCTTTTAGTCCACAAGTAAGTTACTAAATGGTGGAggacatcaaacacacacaccttaattGAACATGGAAAGAAATACCTGATTAGGACCTTTACATTTACAGACCCCATGTCTTTGTATCTCCGACCAACAGGCTGTCAAGGTTCGAGTCTACGACAGTCCGAGAGGGACCAGCATAGAGCCGCCTCACTTTAATACATACCAAAATCTGATCCAAGGTTTAGCATtgagaagtttttttttcccccctttgaaTAATATAAGCACAATGCAAGTGAACGATCGCTATcactgtgtgtatttttttctttttttttcctttttaaaaatctcaggGCTCAAATCAGGTCGGCCACATTCATTGGCATCTCCTCCACGGTTGTATTGTAAAACGTCTCGATGTCACGGAGAACCCTCCTGTCGTCCTCGGTGACGAAGTTGATAGCAACGCCTTTCCTGCCGAAACGACCGCCGCGGCCGATTCTGGGGACGAGGACGGGCGCGTTAGTCTCAAGGGGGAGGGAGAAACGGACCGGGAGCACTTGCAGCCTACCTGTGAATGTAGTTCTCTCGGTTTGTGGGGAGGTCATAGTTAATGACCAGGGACACCTGCTGGACATCAATCCCACGGGCCTGAAGACAAGACAGAACCCCAGTTAGGCGCCGGCCCCCCAGAACAGGCTGGTAATAAGTGTTGCTCGTTAATAAGTAACAGGCTCCCATTAGAGGGGAACCCATTGTGGAGAACGAGCCCTGATCTCCCAAAAAGGTCAGTCCGCTGGGTCACGTCAGGACGGCGGCAGGTCTGAAGACGTTTTTGGGTGGAAGGTCAGCACCGGGACTCACCAGGAGGTCAGTAGTGATCAGCACTCTGCTGGAGCCGGACCTGAACTCCCTCATGATCACGTCGCGCTCCTTCTGGTCCATGTCGCCGTGCTGCCAGCGGGGGAGAGATGAGTTCTGTGAGCGGGCGTCAAACAGGGAGGCGCAGAACACGAGAGCGGCGTCGAGGCGCCTACCAGAGCGGAGACGGTGAAGTCCCGCGCGTGCATCTTCTCCGTCAGCCAGTCGACTTTTCTCCTGGTGTTGAGGAAGATGACAGCCTGGGTGATGGTCAGCGTCTCGTACAGATCACACAGGGTGTCCAGCTTCCACTCCTGGAGACGGGAAAACAAGGCGTGTAAAGCAGAGGTCGAGGGGACCACGGTGGGAGTCATGTGACACAGGATCTTGAGGCAGAAGACACTGGACATTAAGAAAGAGGTCCCCCCAATGCCTCATCTTCAACCCTGTGCCTTTGTTCTCCTTCCCTGGTGTACCCGTGCTTACATGGCCACATGAGCTAAACCAGTGAGGTCCGGCTCCTGCAGTTCCAGCAGGGTGCTTTTGGAGAGAAGGCTTCcatttcaaaacacacacacacacacacacacacacacctctcgtTCCACATTAATGTAGAACTGCTTGATACCCTCCAGGGTAAGCTCTTCTTTCTTCACCAGGATGCGAACAGGATCCCGCATGAACTTCTTGGTCACCTCCAACACTTCCGCTGGCATGGTGGCAGagagcagaaccacctgagGGAAACAGGACAAGAAACAGGCGTCGATAAACAAAACAGACGGAGCGCTGCGCTAAATGTGGCACGGCACCTCGAGATGGACGCCAACGAACATTAAGAAAGAGGTTCGACGACATCTCGTGCTCGGTGCGGTGCGCGATCGTCTCCTTCCAGCCAACATTCTGCTAGCATGAACGTATGAAACAGGCCATCTGGACCACACGGTTATAGCAGACTTCTGTTCGTGTGGAAGGAGGACGGCGCCGCGAGGCCAAGGTCGAGTCCAAGACACTCACTTGGATGTTCGTGCTCAGTTTCTGGAAGATCTCGTAGATCTGATCTTTGAACCCTCGGCTCAACATCTCGTCGGCTTCATCCAGGACGAACATCTTGATCAGTTTCGAATCTGCAACGACAGGCCAGCCGCGTCATCCTCCACCCCCCAACCGCCTCCGCAGACCTTTACACCCCACCGACACTCACACAGATGCCCCCTGGTGAGCATGTCGAACACACGGCCCGGTGTGCCCACCACTATGTGTGGAGCCTCGGCCTGGAGTTTCTGTATTTCGTTACGAAGGTTGGTCCCGCCGATGCAGGCGTGGCACGCTGCCCCCATGTAGTCCCCCAGGGCGAGGATGACTTTCTGGATCTGCGGAGATGGAGGCAGGAGACTGAGGATGCGACTCAACCACATAAAAGGAGATTTACCACAAAAGGTTAAGTGATCAGTGAAGGTTATAGGCTCTCCATTGCAAGAGTCAGTCCCGAAAGATGGTGTGCCATCATATCACTCTCCTCATCGACGGCATTTGACTAGACCAACTTTTAAAGTCAACGTCGGTACTCAAATGCACCATTTATGCCTCCGACAGTGGCGCCATGGCATCAGGGTTACCTGCTGGGCCAGTTCTCTGGTGGGGGCCAACACCAGAGCCTGGGTCTCCTTCTGATCAatctccagctgctgaaggatTGAGATGGCAAACGTGGCCGTCTTGCCAGTGCCGGACTGGGCCTGGGCAATGACATCATAACCTAGTGGGAAATGAGGAGATCAAACCAAAATGCATCtcacattttaaacataaaaggcaagaaaatggccttaaAAATGGTGACAGATTAGAGTGATCAGTGGAAATTAAAGGTATCCCCATTGTTGGGTAAGTCCCGAAAGATGGTAAAGCATCACTTCACTCAAAACACAATCTAGTCAAGCTAGGGAGAGGACGTAAGCACGTACCTTTAATGCAAGGAATAATTGCCCTTTGCTGAATGGCAGAGGGCTTTTCAAAACCATATGCATATATTCCCCTGAGAAGACTCTCCTTCAGGTTCATGTCATCAAAATTGTCTGTAATTTCGGTCCAGTTGCTCTGAAATAAAGAACAATACGACCCAACCGGTCAGATATGCAAATTACAAACCCGAAATATACACCGGGCGATGAACGTACCTCGATGATACCATCAGGCTCCATTCCATCTGGCCCCCCATGGTCTTTTGAGCTGTAGGAGAGGGCAAATACCCCGTTAGCCGGCGGTAAATTTGACGTCAGAAGCGCCGTCATGGGGCCGTCGGTGGCCGCCCATGAGAGCGCCTCACTGGCGGCGAGCGCACGTGTCAAACGCCTCGAGCGGAGGGTTAAAACTACCTGCTTCGCCTCTTCCTGCCATTATATAACCCCGAATCGAGGGCACATCGACCGACACACTCGTCGCGATCCACGTTACCCCGGGAATAAGGAGCATTTTGGGGCCCACGTACACGTTCGGCAGCGCGTTCTCAACATGGAGTTCAGCTTCCCCCTATTAGCCAATATGTCCGACAATCAGGCCTGTGCCGCCACTCTTATAATAGAGCCGAGCTAGCATAGGCACGCCGGCACCCGCCGCTGAAAACCCGCTCCTTTCAGCAGAAATAAGCGTCCCCTAGAAGCGATATGCGTCTCGACGTGTATAAACCGGGcgattttaatggaaaaatggCCTTTAAGGGCGATTTAGACGCGCGATGACACGGTGCCAATCAGGTAGCTAACGGTCCTGACTAGGATAATGGCCGCGGCCTACTCGGCAGGACGAGTTCGTCACGAAATTCGGCCTCAAATCGCGCCTCAAATCGCCGTG from Takifugu flavidus isolate HTHZ2018 chromosome 15, ASM371156v2, whole genome shotgun sequence includes:
- the b3gnt5b gene encoding lactosylceramide 1,3-N-acetyl-beta-D-glucosaminyltransferase B produces the protein MVLMFRRIRKYQCMQLMTTCLVVSVMMVCWEQLDDGVVSRVKSYSYRYLVNSFADVNRSLTVAREDARVFSGFSYLLDHPDKCADQDVLLLLFVKSSPENAERRSAIRSTWGNQSYLRSALGATVKVLFALGAPQPEEAPSWTRRSRAGLQERLVREDFLHGDLIQQDFLDSFHNLTLKLLLQFHWTHHRCAHARFLMTADDDIFIHTPNLVRYLRHASGEGAADLWVGKVHRAAPPNRSKQSKYYVSEAMYPWSTYPDYTAGAGYVVSGDVADRIYHASLTLNASLYIDDVFMGICANAVGVSPQEHPFFSGEGKAPSHPCIYERMVTSHGHVGDIGALWAAATHPGVKARTSGLWGRLYCAAVKVSLLCVPYNYNAYPCKAAFL
- the eif4a2 gene encoding eukaryotic initiation factor 4A-II, producing MSSDSADYNSSKDHGGPDGMEPDGIIESNWTEITDNFDDMNLKESLLRGIYAYGFEKPSAIQQRAIIPCIKGYDVIAQAQSGTGKTATFAISILQQLEIDQKETQALVLAPTRELAQQIQKVILALGDYMGAACHACIGGTNLRNEIQKLQAEAPHIVVGTPGRVFDMLTRGHLYSKLIKMFVLDEADEMLSRGFKDQIYEIFQKLSTNIQVVLLSATMPAEVLEVTKKFMRDPVRILVKKEELTLEGIKQFYINVEREEWKLDTLCDLYETLTITQAVIFLNTRRKVDWLTEKMHARDFTVSALHGDMDQKERDVIMREFRSGSSRVLITTDLLARGIDVQQVSLVINYDLPTNRENYIHRIGRGGRFGRKGVAINFVTEDDRRVLRDIETFYNTTVEEMPMNVADLI